From the uncultured Trichococcus sp. genome, one window contains:
- a CDS encoding AAA family ATPase, with amino-acid sequence MARIIAVANQKGGVGKTTTTVNLAASLAYLGKKVLLIDSDAQGNATSGLGISKADVEKDIYDVLVNQEPIENVIRESSRENLWVVPATIQLAGAEIELTNQPHREARLYDAVQSLRDEYDFIFIDCPPSLGHLTINAFTASDSVLIPVQCEYYALEGLSQLLNTFRLVQKHFNKDLKLEGVLLTMLDARTNLGFEVVDEVKKYFKEKVYKTIIPRNVRLSEAPSYGQSIVDYDIRSKGAEVYLELAKEVLADGE; translated from the coding sequence ATGGCACGGATTATTGCAGTCGCAAATCAAAAAGGCGGCGTCGGAAAAACGACGACCACCGTCAATTTAGCAGCTTCTTTGGCCTACTTAGGCAAAAAAGTGTTATTGATAGATAGTGATGCCCAAGGGAACGCCACCAGCGGGCTTGGCATTTCAAAAGCAGATGTTGAAAAAGATATATACGATGTATTAGTGAACCAAGAGCCCATCGAGAACGTCATCAGAGAATCCTCGCGGGAAAATTTATGGGTCGTGCCTGCAACCATCCAATTGGCAGGGGCCGAAATCGAATTGACGAATCAGCCGCATCGTGAAGCGCGCCTTTATGACGCAGTGCAGTCGTTGCGTGATGAATACGACTTCATTTTCATCGATTGCCCGCCATCACTGGGGCATTTGACGATCAATGCCTTCACTGCCAGCGATTCGGTTCTGATCCCGGTCCAGTGCGAGTACTACGCCTTGGAAGGCTTGAGTCAACTGTTGAACACTTTCCGCTTGGTTCAGAAGCATTTCAATAAGGACCTGAAATTGGAAGGGGTATTATTAACGATGCTGGATGCACGGACGAACCTCGGCTTCGAGGTCGTTGATGAGGTCAAAAAATATTTCAAAGAGAAAGTATACAAGACAATCATTCCACGAAATGTCCGTTTATCCGAAGCGCCAAGCTATGGGCAATCGATCGTTGACTATGATATCCGTTCAAAAGGAGCGGAAGTTTATCTTGAGTTGGCAAAGGAAGTGTTAGCAGATGGCGAATAA
- a CDS encoding ParB/RepB/Spo0J family partition protein → MANKNSKGLGRGIDALFSNFEDIEKIDEKTEKVQEIPLDEIRPNPYQPRKTFDDSTLRELADSIMLNGVIQPVILRQSSVKGYEIIAGERRVRASRLAGKTTIPAIVREFDETAMIEVAILENLQREDLTPLEEAEGYQTLMNKLNLTQVDVAQRLGKSRPYIANHLRLLNLPQDVKRMLQEGLISMGQARTLLGLNDESLISELAKRAAEEGITVRHLELLVQQLNNPGDVAKKKTKKKKETKPVYIKESEERLMDKFGTSVQISSKGEKGKIEIEYLSPADLTRILDILQISLDD, encoded by the coding sequence ATGGCGAATAAAAACAGCAAAGGGCTAGGACGCGGCATCGACGCGCTCTTCAGCAACTTTGAAGATATCGAGAAGATCGATGAAAAAACCGAAAAGGTACAGGAGATCCCTTTAGACGAAATCCGTCCCAACCCTTATCAGCCGCGGAAAACCTTCGACGACTCGACTTTGCGGGAATTGGCTGACTCGATTATGCTGAACGGCGTCATCCAACCGGTCATCCTGCGCCAATCCAGCGTGAAGGGCTATGAAATCATTGCGGGCGAACGCCGCGTCCGCGCTTCCCGTTTGGCAGGCAAAACAACAATCCCGGCAATCGTCCGTGAATTTGACGAAACGGCAATGATCGAAGTCGCCATTCTGGAAAATCTGCAGCGGGAAGACCTGACTCCGCTGGAAGAGGCGGAAGGCTACCAAACCTTGATGAACAAGCTGAATCTTACGCAAGTGGATGTGGCCCAAAGGTTAGGCAAGAGCCGTCCTTACATCGCCAATCATCTGCGCTTGCTGAATCTGCCGCAGGACGTCAAACGGATGCTGCAGGAGGGATTGATCTCCATGGGGCAAGCCCGTACGCTTTTGGGGTTGAACGATGAATCGTTGATCAGCGAATTGGCGAAACGTGCTGCCGAAGAAGGAATCACGGTCCGACACCTGGAATTGCTGGTCCAACAACTGAACAATCCCGGTGATGTCGCCAAAAAGAAAACCAAAAAGAAAAAAGAAACGAAACCGGTATACATCAAAGAGAGCGAAGAACGCTTGATGGACAAATTCGGGACATCCGTACAGATATCCAGCAAGGGCGAAAAAGGCAAAATCGAGATCGAATACCTTTCTCCAGCCGACCTGACCCGGATTTTGGATATCCTGCAAATTTCCCTGGACGATTAA
- a CDS encoding DUF951 domain-containing protein: protein MVQQDYGLHDVVEMKKPHPCKNNSWEIIRMGMDIRIKCLKCGQMVMMPRREFEKKMKKVLTKAEETVE, encoded by the coding sequence TTGGTACAACAAGATTATGGATTGCATGATGTGGTCGAAATGAAAAAACCGCATCCCTGCAAAAACAACTCATGGGAAATCATCCGAATGGGTATGGACATCCGGATCAAATGCCTGAAATGCGGGCAGATGGTCATGATGCCGCGCCGAGAATTCGAGAAAAAAATGAAAAAAGTACTGACTAAGGCAGAAGAAACTGTCGAATAG
- the ychF gene encoding redox-regulated ATPase YchF — protein sequence MSLTAGIVGLPNVGKSTLFNAITKAGVEAANYPFATIDPNVGVVEVPDERLNKLTELVKPKKTVPTTFEFTDIAGIVKGASKGEGLGNKFLANIRQVDAICHVVRCFEDDNITHVSGKVDPLDDVETINLELIFADLESIEKRYTRISKIARTKDKDAVRELEILDKIKKTLEEGKSARTIEFTPEEEPLVKSLFLLTTKPVLYVANISEEDVIAGGDNEMVQAVRDFAATEGAEVVTVCARIEEEVAELDDEEKAEFLAELGIKESGLDQLIRKAYTLLGLGTYFTAGEKEVRAWTFKLGMKAPQTAGIIHSDFERGFIRAETVSYADLLAYGSMQAAKEAGKVRLEGKDYVVQDGDVMEFRFNV from the coding sequence ATGTCATTAACAGCAGGAATCGTAGGATTACCGAACGTCGGTAAATCCACTTTGTTCAACGCCATCACCAAAGCGGGCGTGGAAGCCGCAAACTACCCATTCGCAACGATCGATCCAAATGTCGGAGTGGTCGAAGTTCCCGATGAACGTTTGAATAAATTAACAGAATTGGTGAAACCAAAAAAAACCGTCCCGACAACTTTTGAATTCACGGATATCGCCGGAATCGTAAAAGGCGCCAGCAAAGGGGAAGGTCTGGGGAACAAATTCTTGGCCAACATCCGCCAAGTGGATGCCATCTGTCATGTTGTACGTTGTTTCGAAGACGATAATATCACGCACGTCAGCGGTAAAGTGGACCCCTTGGATGATGTCGAAACCATCAACTTGGAACTGATCTTTGCCGACTTGGAGTCCATCGAGAAACGCTACACACGTATCAGCAAAATTGCCCGCACAAAGGACAAAGATGCTGTCCGCGAGCTGGAGATCCTGGATAAAATCAAGAAGACACTGGAAGAAGGTAAATCCGCCCGTACGATCGAGTTCACACCCGAAGAAGAGCCGCTTGTGAAAAGCCTGTTCCTTTTGACGACAAAGCCTGTTCTGTATGTCGCAAACATCTCCGAAGAGGACGTAATAGCCGGCGGAGACAATGAAATGGTTCAAGCTGTCCGTGATTTCGCGGCGACAGAAGGCGCAGAGGTCGTTACCGTGTGCGCTCGTATCGAAGAAGAAGTGGCTGAATTGGATGACGAAGAAAAGGCTGAATTCCTGGCGGAGCTGGGCATCAAAGAATCCGGACTGGATCAACTGATCCGCAAAGCCTACACGTTGCTTGGTTTGGGAACGTACTTCACAGCAGGGGAAAAAGAAGTCCGCGCCTGGACATTCAAGCTGGGAATGAAAGCCCCGCAAACAGCCGGCATCATCCATTCCGACTTCGAACGCGGCTTCATCCGTGCCGAAACAGTTTCCTACGCTGACCTGTTGGCTTACGGCAGCATGCAAGCAGCCAAAGAAGCAGGGAAAGTCAGACTAGAAGGAAAAGACTACGTAGTCCAAGACGGCGACGTAATGGAATTCAGGTTTAACGTATAA
- a CDS encoding DUF1129 family protein, with protein sequence MEETKSVEQMKVENKALWQSLTKRNEQYMLGLDRTLRAANLEEERREEIYSKMMRELLEAQKTGKTARQLYGTVSECASNILVNPADNEVKVRSADWLIALDGGLLLGSLFAMISGISLLTNSGEDVVGMGLISLILNFIVGGIAMLIISKYTPNPDAPKGEKGFGKYIFATTGAMLLWMLIMTVSMMLIPVSINIALPAWVYLGIAGVGFAAKVYLKKKYHIMGGIL encoded by the coding sequence TTGGAAGAAACGAAGAGCGTTGAACAAATGAAGGTCGAAAACAAAGCGTTATGGCAGAGTTTGACAAAAAGAAATGAACAATACATGCTGGGGCTGGACAGAACCTTGAGAGCTGCAAATCTGGAAGAGGAGCGCAGAGAGGAAATCTACAGCAAAATGATGCGGGAATTGTTGGAAGCCCAAAAAACCGGTAAAACTGCCCGCCAATTATACGGCACAGTGTCGGAGTGCGCATCGAACATCCTGGTTAATCCTGCAGATAACGAAGTGAAAGTGCGTTCGGCTGATTGGCTGATCGCTTTGGATGGCGGCTTATTGCTGGGATCTCTTTTCGCGATGATTTCAGGCATTTCCTTGCTGACCAACAGTGGAGAAGACGTAGTCGGGATGGGTCTGATCAGCTTGATACTGAACTTCATCGTCGGTGGCATCGCTATGCTCATCATCTCAAAATATACGCCGAATCCGGACGCGCCAAAAGGCGAAAAAGGCTTCGGGAAATACATTTTTGCGACGACGGGTGCGATGTTGCTGTGGATGCTCATCATGACTGTTTCGATGATGCTTATTCCAGTCAGCATCAACATTGCTCTGCCTGCGTGGGTGTACCTTGGAATCGCAGGTGTAGGTTTTGCTGCAAAAGTATATCTGAAGAAAAAATATCATATCATGGGCGGCATATTGTAG
- the guaB gene encoding IMP dehydrogenase, with the protein MSNWETKFAKEGFTFDDVLLVPAESHVLPNDVDLSIDLAKNLHLNIPIISASMDTVTDAAMAIAMARQGGLGVIHKNMTIEAQAEEVHKVKRSESGVIIDPFFLTPDHLVSEAENLMSKYRISGVPIVNDMEDRKLVGILTNRDLRFIADYQVPIGDVMTKEHLVTAPVGTSLKDAESILQKYKIEKLPLVDESGRLAGLITIKDIEKVIEFPNSAKDAHGRLIVAAAVGVTSDTFERAQALLDAGADAIVIDTAHGHSAGVIRKIKEIRDQFPEATLIAGNVATAEGTRALFDVGVDVVKVGIGPGSICTTRVVAGVGVPQITAIYDAASVAREYGKAIIADGGIKYSGDIVKAMAAGGHAVMLGSMLAGTDESPGEFEIFQGRRFKTYRGMGSLAAMEKGSSDRYFQGGVNEAKKMVPEGIEGRVAYKGAASDIIFQLLGGVRSGMGYVGAGNLQELRENAQFIKMSGAGLIESHPHDIQITKEAPNYSIHR; encoded by the coding sequence ATGTCAAATTGGGAAACAAAATTCGCTAAAGAAGGTTTTACTTTTGATGATGTATTATTAGTCCCGGCTGAAAGCCATGTATTACCTAACGATGTGGATTTATCGATTGATTTAGCTAAAAATTTACACTTGAATATTCCTATCATAAGCGCAAGTATGGACACAGTAACCGATGCAGCAATGGCAATCGCAATGGCCCGCCAAGGCGGCTTGGGCGTCATCCACAAAAACATGACCATCGAAGCGCAGGCTGAAGAAGTGCACAAAGTAAAACGTTCCGAGAGCGGCGTCATCATCGACCCATTCTTCCTGACTCCTGATCACTTGGTTTCCGAAGCAGAGAATCTGATGAGCAAATACCGCATCAGCGGCGTGCCTATCGTCAACGATATGGAAGACCGCAAGTTGGTGGGTATTTTGACGAACCGCGATCTGCGCTTCATTGCAGATTACCAAGTTCCGATCGGCGATGTCATGACTAAAGAACATTTGGTTACCGCTCCTGTAGGGACTTCTTTGAAGGACGCCGAATCCATCCTGCAAAAATACAAAATCGAAAAATTGCCCCTAGTTGATGAAAGTGGCCGTTTGGCTGGCTTGATCACGATTAAGGATATCGAAAAAGTAATCGAGTTTCCCAACTCCGCAAAAGATGCACACGGCCGTTTGATCGTTGCGGCAGCAGTGGGTGTGACCAGTGATACATTCGAACGCGCCCAAGCATTATTGGATGCCGGTGCAGATGCAATCGTCATCGACACAGCGCATGGCCACAGCGCCGGCGTTATCCGCAAAATAAAAGAAATCCGCGACCAGTTCCCTGAAGCGACCCTGATTGCCGGAAACGTAGCGACTGCAGAAGGCACCCGCGCACTGTTTGACGTTGGGGTTGACGTAGTCAAAGTCGGAATCGGACCGGGCTCCATCTGTACGACCCGTGTCGTAGCTGGTGTCGGTGTTCCTCAGATAACAGCCATCTATGATGCCGCAAGCGTAGCGAGAGAATACGGCAAAGCGATCATCGCTGATGGCGGAATCAAGTATTCGGGAGACATCGTCAAAGCGATGGCTGCGGGTGGACATGCAGTCATGTTGGGCAGCATGTTGGCAGGTACGGATGAGTCTCCGGGCGAATTCGAAATCTTCCAGGGCCGTCGTTTCAAGACTTACCGTGGTATGGGCAGTCTGGCAGCAATGGAAAAAGGCTCAAGTGACCGTTACTTCCAAGGCGGCGTGAATGAAGCGAAGAAAATGGTTCCGGAAGGTATCGAAGGTCGTGTGGCTTATAAAGGCGCAGCCAGCGACATCATCTTCCAACTGCTCGGCGGTGTCCGTTCCGGTATGGGCTACGTCGGAGCCGGCAATCTGCAGGAGCTTCGCGAAAATGCGCAATTCATCAAGATGTCCGGTGCCGGATTGATCGAATCCCATCCGCATGACATCCAAATCACAAAAGAAGCACCAAACTACTCCATCCACAGATAA
- a CDS encoding response regulator transcription factor: MNKVLIVDDDREIVDLLSIYCKNEGYDPIKAYDGVDAFRKLEENADIQLIILDVMMPKKDGISVVKELREQNNPIPILMLSAKSTDMDKIQGLTTGADDYVSKPFNPLEVMARIKSLLRRTTMQADAAEVDSIEIGPLIIKKDSHEVKTLNGKSIQLTALEFGILHLLASHPNRVFSADEIFERVWQQESIVSAKTVMVHVSHLRDKIEEATGGEKVIQTVWGVGYKIGE; this comes from the coding sequence ATGAATAAAGTTTTGATCGTCGATGACGACAGGGAAATCGTGGATTTATTGAGCATCTACTGCAAAAATGAAGGGTATGATCCGATAAAGGCCTATGACGGCGTAGATGCCTTCCGGAAGCTTGAGGAAAATGCGGACATCCAGTTGATCATTTTGGATGTGATGATGCCGAAGAAGGACGGCATATCGGTAGTGAAGGAGCTGCGGGAACAGAACAATCCGATCCCGATTCTGATGTTGAGCGCAAAATCCACGGATATGGATAAGATCCAAGGGCTGACGACGGGTGCGGACGACTACGTTTCCAAGCCGTTCAACCCGCTGGAAGTGATGGCCCGCATCAAATCGCTTTTGCGCCGGACCACTATGCAAGCAGATGCTGCAGAGGTGGACTCGATTGAAATAGGTCCGCTGATCATCAAGAAAGATTCCCATGAAGTAAAGACACTGAATGGCAAAAGCATCCAGTTGACCGCGCTGGAATTCGGTATTTTGCATTTATTGGCGAGCCATCCGAATCGCGTCTTCAGTGCCGATGAAATTTTTGAACGTGTTTGGCAACAAGAGAGCATCGTATCGGCGAAAACTGTGATGGTGCATGTGAGCCATCTCCGCGATAAAATTGAAGAGGCTACAGGCGGCGAGAAGGTCATTCAGACGGTTTGGGGTGTAGGTTATAAAATCGGGGAATAG
- a CDS encoding ATP-binding protein: MFNKLKKKELSELVFEGALTLGIVYLLYIGMELMFNRLVANPPIILREIPSLRRFVMVVDAFLTIYDDVFQWIAAIFAAIFTGWRLVRRYKQMQLTHILDELHYIAAGHFDHRIDANNAGSYVDVVDSINTLVESTVQAMEEERKIEQSKDELITNVSHDIRTPLTSIIGYLGLIEDKQFTSEEDALRYIHIAYTKALQMKVLVDDLFEYTKVRQPTTPLLLKTINIGNFLEQIVADYELESRKRHMEIEVIMKASPLMIEMDVDKMARVFNNLISNALKYAHGGTWVHIEAEKVGSEVIVAVKNNGERIPEESLQELFGRFYRVENSRSKETGGTGLGLAIAQSIVTLHGGYIYAESDEAETKFVLHLPLKQTPAVKE, translated from the coding sequence TTGTTTAACAAGTTGAAGAAAAAAGAACTGAGTGAACTCGTTTTTGAAGGGGCGTTGACGCTGGGCATCGTCTATCTGCTCTACATCGGGATGGAGCTGATGTTCAACCGACTGGTCGCGAACCCTCCCATAATTTTGAGGGAAATTCCCTCCTTAAGGCGATTCGTGATGGTAGTTGACGCATTTTTGACCATTTACGATGATGTATTCCAATGGATAGCGGCGATTTTTGCGGCCATCTTCACCGGTTGGCGTTTGGTCAGAAGATACAAACAGATGCAGTTGACGCATATCCTGGACGAGCTGCATTATATCGCCGCAGGACACTTCGATCATCGGATCGACGCAAACAATGCCGGCAGCTATGTTGATGTTGTCGACAGCATCAATACGCTGGTGGAAAGCACGGTCCAAGCGATGGAAGAGGAACGGAAAATCGAACAATCGAAGGATGAGTTGATCACGAATGTCAGTCACGACATCCGTACCCCGTTGACTTCCATCATCGGCTACCTGGGATTGATTGAAGACAAGCAATTCACGAGTGAAGAGGATGCCCTGCGTTATATCCATATCGCTTACACAAAGGCGCTGCAGATGAAAGTGCTTGTCGATGATCTTTTCGAATACACGAAGGTGCGTCAACCGACGACCCCACTCCTGTTGAAGACGATCAACATCGGCAATTTTTTGGAGCAGATCGTCGCGGATTATGAATTGGAGTCGCGCAAACGCCATATGGAGATTGAGGTGATCATGAAGGCGAGTCCGTTGATGATCGAAATGGATGTCGATAAAATGGCTCGCGTCTTCAACAATCTGATTTCCAATGCCTTGAAGTATGCGCATGGCGGCACGTGGGTCCACATCGAAGCCGAAAAGGTAGGTTCCGAGGTGATTGTTGCTGTGAAAAATAACGGAGAGCGTATCCCTGAAGAATCGCTGCAGGAATTGTTCGGGCGCTTCTATCGGGTGGAAAATTCCCGTTCGAAAGAGACAGGCGGAACCGGGCTGGGGCTGGCGATCGCCCAAAGCATCGTAACGCTCCATGGCGGATATATCTATGCGGAATCGGATGAGGCGGAAACCAAATTCGTGCTGCATCTCCCTTTGAAACAGACTCCGGCTGTCAAGGAATAA
- a CDS encoding serine hydrolase, giving the protein MITIKNRKMIMGTISAASVLVNGLFAAPIALAAEQPSIDAKAAFVIEDETDKVLVNQNGEESLGIASMTKMLSIYLILEALEEGKLTWDKQITVSDYVYEVSQNYNFSNVPLRQDITYSVEELYQSALIYSANGSTIALAEALAGSEAKFVDLMKAQLDEWGVENYELYNATGLSNSDVPKEHLYPGASADGYNKMTARGVAMVADHLIDDYPEVLETTAVPELAFQAGTSDEIMMHSYNLMLPGMFYYREGVDGLKTGTTLESGASFTGTAIQDDMRIITVVIGADESTKRFKETGRLMDYAFSTFEKTTVAAKGDAVSTQEPIAVAKGKQTEVGLVYNEDLMTVTEKGAEELTLTTVFTPAEESLNEDGEIEAPIEKGTEVGSVAVTVEGDELGYLDGTTSEDAKVAVASSVEKANIFVRGGRVVGDLFSKAWGAVSDFVGGFFD; this is encoded by the coding sequence ATGATAACTATAAAAAACAGAAAAATGATTATGGGAACAATATCGGCTGCTTCGGTATTGGTGAACGGCTTGTTTGCTGCGCCGATTGCTTTGGCTGCTGAACAACCTTCTATCGATGCGAAAGCAGCTTTCGTGATAGAAGATGAGACCGACAAAGTGCTTGTGAACCAAAACGGGGAAGAATCGCTGGGGATCGCCTCAATGACAAAGATGTTGAGCATCTATTTGATACTGGAAGCCCTCGAAGAAGGCAAATTGACTTGGGACAAGCAGATCACCGTCAGCGATTACGTCTACGAAGTCAGCCAGAACTACAATTTTTCCAATGTGCCCTTGCGCCAGGACATCACGTATTCTGTGGAAGAGCTGTACCAATCTGCGTTGATCTATTCCGCAAACGGCTCGACGATCGCCTTGGCGGAAGCCTTGGCTGGTTCCGAAGCGAAATTCGTCGATCTGATGAAGGCTCAGTTGGATGAGTGGGGCGTAGAGAACTACGAGCTCTATAATGCAACCGGTTTGTCGAACAGCGATGTCCCGAAAGAACATCTTTATCCAGGTGCTTCGGCCGACGGGTACAACAAAATGACAGCGCGCGGAGTAGCGATGGTTGCGGATCATCTGATCGATGACTACCCTGAAGTTTTGGAAACGACAGCTGTTCCGGAACTGGCTTTCCAAGCGGGAACGTCCGATGAAATCATGATGCACAGCTATAACCTGATGTTGCCGGGCATGTTTTATTATCGTGAAGGCGTTGACGGTCTGAAAACCGGCACAACATTGGAGTCCGGTGCATCCTTTACTGGTACCGCCATCCAGGACGATATGCGGATCATCACCGTGGTTATCGGTGCCGACGAGAGCACCAAGCGCTTTAAGGAAACGGGGCGTTTGATGGACTATGCCTTCTCGACCTTCGAGAAGACAACGGTAGCGGCGAAAGGCGATGCTGTTTCGACGCAAGAACCGATTGCCGTAGCCAAAGGGAAGCAAACTGAGGTCGGGCTTGTCTACAACGAAGACTTGATGACCGTTACTGAAAAGGGTGCAGAAGAGTTGACGCTCACAACTGTTTTCACACCGGCCGAAGAGAGTCTGAATGAAGACGGTGAGATTGAAGCGCCGATCGAAAAAGGAACAGAAGTCGGGTCCGTCGCTGTGACGGTCGAAGGCGACGAGTTGGGCTATCTGGATGGAACGACTTCCGAGGATGCCAAAGTCGCAGTGGCCAGCAGCGTGGAGAAAGCCAATATCTTTGTCCGCGGCGGCCGCGTTGTCGGAGATTTGTTCAGTAAAGCTTGGGGAGCAGTGTCCGATTTTGTTGGAGGATTTTTTGACTGA
- the serS gene encoding serine--tRNA ligase, with product MLDVKFLRDGFEATAEKLAARGVKMEDLATFKELDAQRREKIVETENLKQYRNGVSQEIAQLKRNKENADDKIAEMKEVGDKIKALDEELNEIEEKTTFIATRLPNLPHASVPVGADEEDNVEVRRWGTPRTFDFEPKAHYDIAEALDILDFERGAKVTGSRFVFYKGLGARLERACYNYMLDLHTEEHGYTEIIPPYMANEASMFGTGQFPKFKEDVFQLTDERNFTLIPTAEVPLTNYYRDEIMNEADLPVYFTAMSPSFRSEAGSAGRDTRGLIRMHQFHKVEMVKFSKPETSYEELEKMTDDAESVLRGLDLPHRTITLCTGDMGFSAAKTYDIEVWIPAQDTYREISSCSNTEAFQARRAKIRYRNEETGKLEFVHTLNGSGLAVGRTVTAILENYQNEDGSVTIPDALVPYMGGITKITKENASNKR from the coding sequence ATGTTGGATGTAAAATTTTTGAGGGATGGATTTGAAGCCACTGCGGAGAAGCTTGCTGCACGTGGAGTGAAAATGGAAGATTTGGCGACATTCAAGGAATTGGATGCGCAACGCCGGGAGAAAATCGTGGAGACGGAAAACCTGAAGCAATACCGCAATGGCGTTTCCCAGGAAATTGCGCAATTGAAGCGCAACAAAGAGAATGCGGATGATAAGATTGCCGAAATGAAAGAAGTCGGCGACAAAATCAAAGCCTTGGATGAAGAACTGAATGAAATCGAAGAGAAGACGACTTTTATCGCAACAAGATTGCCTAACTTGCCGCATGCATCCGTTCCTGTCGGTGCGGATGAAGAGGATAACGTGGAAGTAAGAAGATGGGGAACGCCGCGCACATTCGATTTCGAACCGAAAGCCCACTATGATATCGCCGAAGCATTGGATATCCTGGATTTTGAACGTGGCGCTAAAGTGACCGGAAGCCGTTTTGTCTTCTATAAAGGCCTAGGAGCCCGTCTGGAACGCGCCTGCTACAACTATATGCTGGACTTGCATACTGAAGAGCATGGGTACACGGAAATCATTCCGCCATACATGGCGAATGAAGCATCCATGTTCGGTACAGGACAATTCCCCAAATTCAAAGAGGACGTCTTCCAATTGACGGATGAGCGCAATTTCACGCTGATCCCTACCGCAGAAGTTCCTTTGACGAATTATTACCGCGACGAAATCATGAATGAAGCGGATCTGCCAGTCTATTTCACAGCGATGAGTCCGTCTTTCCGTTCTGAAGCCGGAAGCGCAGGACGCGACACAAGAGGGCTGATCAGGATGCATCAGTTCCATAAAGTGGAGATGGTTAAATTCAGCAAACCGGAAACTTCCTATGAAGAATTGGAAAAAATGACGGATGATGCTGAATCCGTGCTGCGAGGATTGGATCTGCCGCACCGCACCATCACGCTATGCACGGGCGACATGGGCTTCTCCGCAGCCAAAACTTACGACATCGAAGTCTGGATACCCGCTCAGGATACTTATCGGGAAATCAGTTCTTGTTCAAACACCGAAGCGTTCCAAGCCCGCCGCGCGAAAATCCGCTACCGCAACGAAGAAACAGGTAAGCTGGAATTCGTGCACACGTTGAATGGCTCAGGCTTAGCTGTCGGGCGCACCGTGACTGCAATTCTGGAAAATTACCAAAACGAAGACGGTTCCGTTACGATCCCGGATGCACTTGTGCCATACATGGGCGGCATCACAAAAATAACCAAAGAGAACGCAAGCAACAAACGCTGA
- the msrA gene encoding peptide-methionine (S)-S-oxide reductase MsrA: MTEPKLEKATFAGGCFWCMVKPFDSLPGIESVVSGYTGGHTENPTYEEVCSGTTGHTEAVQITFDPAVFPYKDLVEVYWQQTDPTDAMGQFVDRGTSYRPVIFYHTPEQKEIAEASKQALQDSGKFTKPIVTSIEPAQPFYAAEEYHQDFYKKSSAHYHGYRAHSGRDSYIESHWKK; this comes from the coding sequence GTGACAGAACCAAAATTGGAAAAAGCTACCTTTGCCGGAGGGTGTTTCTGGTGCATGGTCAAGCCGTTCGATAGTCTTCCTGGCATCGAATCAGTTGTTTCCGGCTACACGGGCGGCCACACAGAGAATCCGACCTATGAAGAAGTATGTTCCGGAACAACCGGGCACACCGAAGCTGTTCAAATCACATTTGATCCAGCTGTGTTCCCGTACAAGGACTTAGTGGAGGTATACTGGCAGCAGACAGATCCCACCGATGCCATGGGTCAATTCGTAGATCGCGGCACTTCTTACCGTCCGGTTATTTTTTACCATACACCAGAACAAAAAGAGATAGCGGAAGCATCGAAACAAGCGTTGCAGGACAGCGGGAAATTCACTAAACCAATCGTGACTTCCATCGAACCGGCACAACCGTTTTATGCCGCAGAAGAATATCATCAGGATTTCTACAAAAAAAGTAGTGCGCATTATCATGGATATCGCGCTCATTCAGGCAGAGATTCGTATATCGAATCGCATTGGAAAAAGTAG